Proteins from one Leptonema illini DSM 21528 genomic window:
- the rfbB gene encoding dTDP-glucose 4,6-dehydratase, which yields MKSILITGGAGFIGSNFIPFYLERHPDTSVVTLDLLTYAGRSENLSEVEKNERHLFVQGDIRDAALVQRLFDEHDIRGVIHFAAESHVDNSIANPEVFLQTNVLGTFQLVHAAYRRWMEKPFVVKHGYEQCRFLHVSTDEVYGSLGDTGFFEETTPYAPNSPYSASKASSDFVVRSYHHTYGLNTVTTNCSNNYGPKQHDEKLIPTIIRKALAGQPIPIYGDGKNVRDWLYVLDHCRGIDLAFEKGRPGETYNIGGRNERDNNYIVQCICSLLDAKRPRQDGSSYRALITYVTDRPGHDRRYAIDATKLETELGWKAVENFETGIEKTVEWYLERLG from the coding sequence ATGAAGAGTATACTGATCACTGGAGGGGCCGGTTTTATCGGTTCGAATTTTATTCCTTTTTATCTGGAACGTCATCCTGACACAAGCGTTGTCACGCTGGATCTGCTGACCTATGCCGGTCGAAGTGAAAACCTCTCTGAGGTCGAAAAAAACGAGCGGCATCTCTTTGTTCAGGGAGACATTCGAGACGCCGCTCTTGTGCAGCGCCTTTTCGATGAGCATGATATTCGTGGAGTCATCCACTTTGCCGCCGAGAGTCATGTCGATAACTCTATCGCCAATCCCGAGGTATTTCTGCAGACTAACGTTCTGGGCACATTCCAGCTTGTGCATGCAGCGTATCGCCGCTGGATGGAAAAACCATTTGTCGTTAAGCATGGCTATGAGCAGTGTCGCTTTCTGCATGTTTCAACGGACGAGGTCTATGGAAGTCTCGGCGATACCGGGTTCTTTGAAGAGACGACGCCCTATGCACCGAATTCGCCTTACAGCGCCAGCAAGGCTTCCAGTGATTTTGTCGTTCGCAGCTATCATCATACATACGGATTGAACACGGTAACGACGAATTGCTCGAACAACTACGGTCCGAAGCAGCACGACGAGAAGCTGATCCCCACGATCATTCGCAAGGCTCTTGCCGGTCAGCCGATCCCGATTTATGGCGACGGTAAGAACGTGCGCGATTGGCTCTACGTTCTCGATCACTGCCGTGGAATCGATCTTGCCTTTGAAAAAGGACGACCGGGCGAAACCTATAACATCGGAGGGCGTAATGAGAGAGACAACAACTACATCGTTCAATGTATATGCTCGCTTCTCGACGCCAAACGTCCTCGCCAGGATGGAAGCAGTTACAGGGCTCTAATTACTTACGTGACGGATCGGCCGGGGCATGACCGCCGATATGCGATTGACGCGACGAAGCTTGAGACAGAGCTGGGTTGGAAGGCCGTTGAGAATTTTGAGACCGGAATTGAGAAGACGGTAGAGTGGTATCTGGAGAGGCTTGGATGA
- the rfbD gene encoding dTDP-4-dehydrorhamnose reductase, producing the protein MSKVLVTGGSGQLGRELRLKAQIFHDHTFVFTDRSELNIADAFQVRQVVERERPSCVINCAAYTAVDRAESDIDAAMSVNHSGAELCAAEARRIGARFIHISTDFVFDGKKSTPYVEDDMTSPLGVYGLSKREGERAVLDAHPDACIIRTSWLYSAYGANFLKTMLRLGRERSEIGVIADQVGTPTWTADFADVLLQAVTADLSGIFHYSNEGVASWYDFAIAIMELSGLSCDVRPLETHEYPTPAQRPAYSIMNKRKIRSALNISIPYWRVSLQKCIERLKQEDL; encoded by the coding sequence ATGAGTAAAGTCCTGGTCACCGGCGGAAGCGGCCAGCTCGGGAGAGAGCTCAGGCTGAAGGCGCAGATATTCCACGACCATACCTTCGTTTTCACGGATCGCTCTGAGTTGAATATTGCCGATGCATTTCAGGTACGTCAGGTAGTAGAGAGGGAGAGGCCGTCCTGTGTCATAAACTGCGCTGCGTATACGGCCGTGGATCGGGCCGAATCTGATATAGACGCCGCAATGAGCGTAAATCATTCTGGCGCCGAACTCTGTGCAGCGGAAGCACGTCGGATCGGCGCCAGATTCATTCATATATCGACCGATTTCGTCTTCGATGGAAAAAAAAGCACTCCTTATGTTGAAGATGATATGACTTCGCCTCTCGGCGTTTACGGACTATCAAAGCGGGAAGGAGAGCGTGCCGTTCTTGACGCTCATCCGGATGCGTGTATCATCCGCACCTCGTGGCTATATTCAGCCTATGGAGCCAATTTTCTTAAAACCATGCTGCGGCTCGGTCGGGAGCGTTCAGAGATAGGCGTCATCGCCGACCAGGTAGGCACCCCGACGTGGACAGCCGATTTTGCCGACGTTTTGCTACAAGCCGTAACGGCAGATCTTTCAGGTATCTTTCACTACTCGAATGAAGGCGTGGCAAGCTGGTACGACTTTGCCATCGCCATCATGGAGTTATCGGGGTTGTCCTGTGACGTTCGGCCACTTGAGACCCATGAGTACCCGACGCCTGCACAGCGCCCTGCCTACAGCATCATGAATAAGCGGAAGATTCGCAGCGCCCTGAATATCTCAATACCGTACTGGCGTGTCAGTCTTCAAAAATGCATAGAACGCTTGAAGCAAGAGGACCTATGA
- the rfbC gene encoding dTDP-4-dehydrorhamnose 3,5-epimerase, translating to MIFTELEISGLFLIEPKVIGDGRGYFLESYRDDLFSRNIRSIQFVQDNESRSTSGVLRGLHYQLPPFAQSKLVRVIEGAVLDVAVDIRSGSATFGRYVAVELSAENKKQLFIPRGFAHGFVVLSEAAIFSYKVDNYYSREHDRGIRWNDPSLGIDWRVPERDLILSEKDRKASLISEAELFPEGQLYE from the coding sequence GTGATTTTTACAGAACTTGAAATATCGGGTCTTTTCTTGATTGAGCCGAAGGTTATCGGTGATGGGCGCGGTTATTTTCTCGAGAGTTACCGGGACGATTTGTTTTCTCGCAACATCCGCTCCATCCAATTCGTACAGGACAATGAGTCACGCTCGACTTCAGGCGTATTGCGCGGTCTGCATTATCAACTTCCTCCTTTTGCTCAGAGCAAGCTCGTAAGAGTCATCGAGGGAGCCGTGTTGGATGTTGCCGTCGATATTCGCAGTGGATCTGCGACATTCGGCAGGTATGTTGCCGTGGAGCTGTCCGCCGAGAATAAGAAGCAGCTCTTCATTCCGCGTGGTTTTGCTCATGGGTTTGTCGTGCTCAGTGAGGCGGCCATTTTTTCTTACAAAGTGGATAACTACTATTCGCGAGAGCATGACCGTGGGATTCGCTGGAACGATCCGTCCCTCGGCATTGACTGGAGGGTGCCTGAACGCGATTTGATTCTTTCAGAAAAAGATCGCAAAGCTTCTCTGATATCTGAGGCTGAGTTATTCCCAGAGGGGCAGCTCTATGAGTAA
- the rfbA gene encoding glucose-1-phosphate thymidylyltransferase RfbA, which translates to MKGIILAGGSGTRLYPVTKGVVKQLLPVYDKPMIYYPLSVLMLAGIREVLIISTPKDMERFEELFGDGSDLGLKISYKIQPSPDGLAQAFLLGEEFLNGSDACLILGDNIFYGHGLTELLLNSVRRVKEDRQSVVFGYYVDDPERYGVVDFDRNGKALSIEEKPEQPKSNYAVVGLYFYTSDVVARTRTIKPSPRGELEITTLNQQYLEDGKLYVDIMSRGFAWLDTGTHESLLEASEFVEVIERRQGLKIACLEEIAYYKQYITLEQLERLAEPLKKNQYGQYLMRIVDRERGR; encoded by the coding sequence ATGAAGGGTATCATTCTGGCCGGTGGTTCGGGGACGCGATTGTATCCGGTTACAAAGGGAGTCGTTAAGCAACTGCTGCCTGTATACGACAAACCGATGATATACTATCCGCTTTCCGTTTTGATGCTGGCCGGTATTCGCGAAGTGTTGATCATATCGACTCCAAAAGACATGGAACGTTTTGAGGAGCTTTTTGGTGACGGATCCGACCTCGGCCTGAAGATTTCCTACAAAATACAACCCTCACCTGACGGGCTGGCCCAGGCGTTTCTGCTCGGTGAAGAATTCTTGAACGGATCTGACGCCTGTTTGATCCTCGGTGATAACATATTTTACGGCCATGGATTGACGGAATTGCTGCTCAATTCGGTCAGGCGAGTTAAAGAGGATCGGCAATCTGTTGTTTTTGGATATTATGTCGATGACCCGGAACGCTATGGCGTTGTAGACTTCGACAGGAACGGAAAGGCTCTGAGCATCGAAGAAAAGCCGGAACAACCGAAGAGTAATTATGCCGTAGTCGGCCTCTATTTTTATACGTCTGACGTCGTTGCGCGCACGAGGACGATCAAGCCTTCGCCTCGTGGAGAACTCGAGATTACGACTCTGAATCAACAGTATCTCGAGGATGGCAAGCTCTATGTGGATATTATGAGCCGTGGGTTCGCCTGGCTGGATACGGGAACACATGAGAGCCTTCTTGAGGCATCGGAATTCGTGGAAGTGATAGAGCGCAGACAGGGGCTCAAGATAGCCTGTCTTGAAGAGATAGCATATTACAAGCAATACATCACTCTGGAGCAACTGGAGAGGCTTGCTGAGCCGTTGAAGAAAAACCAATATGGACAGTATCTGATGCGTATCGTGGATCGGGAGCGGGGCCGGTGA
- a CDS encoding MarR family EPS-associated transcriptional regulator, with product MPHFASDETHYQVLRLLDRRPELTQRELADELGVSVGKANYVLNALIEKGLVKARNFKNSRNKAAYAYFLTPAGIEEKGRVAVRFLRRKMEEYEQIKREIEELKKELDERGSSL from the coding sequence ATGCCGCATTTTGCGTCAGATGAGACTCATTATCAGGTGCTGCGCTTGCTGGACCGTCGGCCCGAGCTGACGCAGCGTGAACTGGCTGATGAGCTTGGCGTTAGCGTCGGTAAGGCGAACTATGTCCTGAATGCCCTGATCGAGAAAGGTCTTGTAAAGGCGCGCAATTTCAAGAACAGCCGGAATAAGGCAGCCTATGCGTACTTTCTAACTCCGGCCGGTATTGAAGAAAAGGGCAGGGTTGCTGTGAGATTCTTGCGGCGCAAAATGGAAGAGTACGAGCAGATCAAGAGAGAGATTGAGGAATTGAAGAAAGAGCTGGATGAAAGGGGAAGTAGCCTATGA
- a CDS encoding MBOAT family O-acyltransferase: MLFNSIPFLVFFLALYLLYWKIPRLDIEGRKNLLLIASLVFYGWWSVPFLLHFTGIVALNYTVYFFVQRPGKLMLRFLLALNLLHLAIFKYFYFLLDAASVALPADVSAFLKPGDGLIPEIILPLGISFYTFQILAFHVDRYRGTIDYHVSMKDFMLFIMFFPQLVAGPIMRHDELLPYLKRPVTLRRNWLDKGIFLFLIGVAKKVLIADNISPAIDPVFASPSAYSSEAVLTAVYGFAIQIYMDFSGYSDMARGLAYALGYRIPHNFRAPYFALSFRDFWRRWHITLSQWLRDYLYIGLGGNRVSAVRNYFNLFATMVLGGLWHGANYTFIVWGALHGAYLVMERYFNLYPKPDARWPSRLLRGFIVFHLVLLAWIFFRAPDMQGAFDVIAGLISSEGTGRVKFPLRVEYILLAAIVLHVYEYRARPFLRIWKWREWILPVAAVVIGFLVMAFTGKSTPFIYFQF; the protein is encoded by the coding sequence GTGCTTTTCAATTCGATCCCATTCCTGGTTTTTTTCCTGGCTCTGTATCTCCTGTACTGGAAGATTCCTCGCCTCGACATTGAAGGGCGAAAGAATCTTCTACTCATAGCTTCGCTGGTTTTTTACGGATGGTGGAGCGTTCCATTCCTGTTGCATTTCACGGGTATTGTCGCGCTCAATTATACCGTGTACTTCTTCGTGCAACGCCCGGGAAAGCTGATGTTGCGTTTCCTTTTGGCCCTGAACCTTCTGCATCTTGCCATCTTTAAATACTTTTACTTCTTGCTTGATGCCGCATCGGTTGCCCTGCCTGCCGACGTGTCGGCATTTTTGAAGCCAGGCGATGGTCTGATTCCCGAAATCATACTACCTCTCGGTATCAGCTTCTACACCTTTCAGATTCTTGCCTTTCATGTAGACCGCTATCGCGGAACGATCGACTATCATGTGAGCATGAAGGATTTCATGCTCTTCATTATGTTTTTCCCGCAGCTTGTCGCCGGTCCGATTATGCGGCACGATGAATTGCTGCCATATTTGAAGAGGCCCGTAACGCTGCGTCGCAACTGGCTTGATAAAGGCATCTTCCTCTTTCTGATTGGTGTCGCAAAGAAGGTTTTGATCGCCGATAATATATCACCGGCTATCGATCCCGTTTTTGCCAGTCCTTCTGCCTACTCTTCTGAGGCCGTTCTCACCGCCGTTTACGGGTTTGCCATTCAGATATATATGGACTTCTCTGGGTATTCCGATATGGCTCGCGGACTTGCATATGCTCTGGGTTATAGAATACCGCATAACTTTCGTGCGCCTTATTTTGCTTTAAGCTTTCGCGACTTCTGGCGTCGCTGGCATATTACTCTCTCGCAATGGTTGCGCGATTACCTCTATATTGGTCTGGGTGGGAATCGTGTATCGGCAGTCCGCAACTATTTCAATCTCTTTGCCACGATGGTTCTTGGCGGATTGTGGCATGGAGCGAACTATACCTTTATCGTCTGGGGGGCCTTGCACGGAGCCTATCTCGTCATGGAGCGCTACTTTAACCTGTATCCGAAGCCCGATGCACGGTGGCCGTCAAGATTGCTTCGCGGGTTCATCGTCTTTCATCTTGTGTTGCTTGCCTGGATATTCTTCAGAGCGCCTGACATGCAGGGGGCGTTTGATGTAATTGCAGGCTTGATAAGCAGCGAAGGAACCGGCAGAGTCAAATTTCCGTTGAGGGTGGAGTATATTCTTCTCGCGGCAATCGTGCTCCATGTATATGAATACAGAGCACGTCCCTTTCTGCGTATCTGGAAGTGGAGGGAATGGATCTTACCGGTAGCCGCCGTCGTAATCGGATTCCTTGTTATGGCCTTTACCGGAAAATCGACTCCGTTTATCTACTTTCAGTTTTGA
- a CDS encoding DUF1574 family protein — MKSFFFYKPFLYLLLFLFAEKVLLIPAVRERFTVASGVDFDVHAIEGEEELSRKDQKQIWVFGTSRSVPFGRTPSVRDIQETPGLNQEQREQLERHRIYSFSLSASIPVVFLHHYLYLREKGYRPDLVWIEVSSFAFNENYSLRRSYIGEVSPDAFIMRHLDRYPPRFLKEWLTARLFVGSIFPPTVQDDSTRFMNKAFNPLAVTRTSMYRPVARTLRLEKDRSAEEFPDLSSDSNYRALLQRVYGEWLFSDYTADAMALDSLDYLIAELEKDGIPFVLWTPPVHQNFTRIEQESGVERPFTSIVNRLRKGDRRYVRISTDSMQCRLFTDESHLADVCYTELAAILIDSSK, encoded by the coding sequence ATGAAGTCCTTCTTTTTCTACAAACCTTTTCTTTATCTGCTTCTCTTTCTTTTTGCGGAGAAGGTACTGTTGATCCCGGCTGTCCGGGAGCGGTTCACGGTGGCCAGCGGAGTGGACTTTGACGTTCATGCAATTGAGGGCGAAGAAGAATTATCGAGGAAAGATCAGAAGCAGATCTGGGTCTTTGGAACGTCGCGAAGCGTACCGTTCGGACGGACTCCGTCAGTTCGCGATATTCAGGAAACCCCCGGACTCAATCAGGAACAGCGCGAGCAGCTTGAGCGTCACCGTATCTACTCTTTTTCGCTGTCCGCATCCATTCCGGTCGTTTTTCTGCATCACTATCTTTACTTAAGGGAAAAAGGCTATCGTCCGGACCTGGTATGGATAGAGGTATCTTCCTTTGCGTTTAACGAAAACTATTCGCTGCGTCGAAGCTATATCGGCGAGGTATCGCCTGATGCGTTTATCATGCGGCACCTTGATCGTTATCCCCCTCGGTTTCTCAAAGAATGGCTCACCGCACGGCTCTTTGTCGGATCGATTTTTCCGCCGACCGTTCAGGATGATTCGACGCGCTTTATGAATAAGGCCTTCAACCCACTCGCTGTAACCAGGACATCTATGTATCGCCCTGTTGCGCGAACGCTAAGGCTGGAGAAAGACAGGTCGGCAGAGGAATTCCCCGACTTATCCTCTGATTCGAATTACCGGGCTCTTCTGCAACGGGTGTACGGAGAATGGCTTTTCAGTGATTACACCGCGGACGCTATGGCTCTCGACAGTCTGGATTACCTGATTGCGGAGCTTGAAAAAGATGGTATCCCCTTCGTGCTCTGGACTCCTCCTGTTCATCAAAATTTCACCCGGATTGAGCAGGAATCCGGCGTAGAAAGGCCGTTCACATCGATAGTGAATCGCTTGAGAAAGGGCGATCGGAGATATGTTCGGATTTCCACTGATTCTATGCAGTGCCGTCTGTTTACGGACGAGAGCCACCTGGCGGATGTATGTTATACCGAGCTTGCGGCAATTTTGATTGACAGTTCGAAATAG
- the creB gene encoding two-component system response regulator CreB — MSSSVILVVEDEPAIADTICTALRLDGFTAVSVGTAAAALSRLADDVSLAIVDIGLPDRSGFDLLREIRKASSVPVMLLTARSEEIDRVLGLELGADDYVVKPFSPRELVARVRAILRRISTTPSTPTGESGSTSVDSHTNHQKIIGPFQIDRGRKVIHYAGQRLHLSAYEYGTLELFLDHPGQVFSREQIMDRVWADPEESFDRAVDTVIKNIRAAIRSAQADTTLDPIETRRGMGYCLREEIARFERERKEGSR, encoded by the coding sequence ATGTCTTCTTCGGTCATTCTTGTTGTCGAAGACGAACCCGCCATCGCCGATACGATCTGCACCGCACTGCGCCTTGATGGCTTCACGGCCGTCTCTGTCGGCACGGCAGCGGCGGCGCTTTCCCGCCTTGCAGATGATGTGAGCCTTGCCATCGTCGATATCGGATTGCCTGACCGCAGCGGATTCGACCTCTTACGCGAAATACGTAAAGCCTCCTCTGTACCTGTCATGTTGCTTACGGCGCGATCCGAAGAGATCGATCGCGTGCTCGGCCTGGAGCTCGGCGCAGACGATTACGTCGTCAAGCCCTTCTCTCCGCGAGAGCTGGTGGCTCGCGTACGTGCCATTCTGCGACGCATCTCCACCACGCCTTCGACGCCGACAGGAGAGTCCGGTTCCACCTCTGTCGATTCGCATACGAACCATCAGAAGATCATCGGCCCCTTTCAGATCGATCGCGGCCGAAAGGTCATCCACTATGCCGGTCAACGACTGCATCTGAGCGCCTATGAATACGGCACGCTTGAGCTGTTCCTTGATCATCCTGGCCAGGTTTTCTCGCGAGAACAGATCATGGATCGCGTCTGGGCCGATCCCGAAGAGAGCTTTGATCGCGCCGTCGATACGGTTATCAAGAACATCAGAGCGGCGATTCGATCGGCGCAGGCCGATACAACCCTTGATCCCATAGAGACAAGGCGCGGCATGGGATACTGTCTTCGCGAAGAGATCGCCCGATTCGAAAGAGAACGCAAAGAGGGAAGTCGATGA
- the creD gene encoding cell envelope integrity protein CreD: protein MTDFQSRIGFSPMWKIFSIGVLILILLIPLMMVRSLIDERSIRYDEAVAEISSRWGNEQSFSGPMIVVPYTEVVSRDKNGPVYAYRSAYFLPEDLKIEGALEAEKRKISIYEAVLYSVNLKVQGVFRLPTEASLRAASGGEITKIHWDRAFAVIGISDTRGIKQDLAFEWDGARRSFLPGTNRSQLFATGLHSAIHLDGKGGTAPFKFNLQLLGSRSLSFTPIGKSTNVKLEGGWGDPGFTGALLPEPRTITDNHFTAEWNASYYGRSYGQILIDPEADASGAISASSFGFQLIQTVDHYQKSERAAKYGILFLLLTFTAFFLFEIYTGLRLHPLQYLMVGSAMVVFYLLFVSLSEHVVFVVAYLIAALATTGLISAYAAVILRSRKRAGILAGLLAALYSYLYVVMTSEDSALLLGSIALFGFLSLVMYLTRKIDWYAMGKAAPAGALK from the coding sequence ATGACAGATTTTCAAAGCCGCATCGGCTTTTCCCCCATGTGGAAGATCTTTTCTATCGGCGTGTTGATTCTCATTCTGCTCATCCCGCTTATGATGGTGCGCTCTCTGATCGACGAACGCAGCATCCGTTACGATGAGGCGGTGGCCGAGATCAGCTCGCGCTGGGGCAACGAACAATCGTTCTCGGGGCCCATGATCGTAGTTCCCTATACGGAAGTAGTTAGCCGAGATAAAAACGGTCCAGTGTATGCCTATCGCTCGGCCTATTTTCTGCCCGAAGATCTGAAGATTGAGGGGGCGCTGGAAGCGGAGAAGCGCAAGATCTCGATCTATGAGGCCGTCCTGTATTCGGTCAATCTAAAGGTCCAGGGAGTATTCCGTCTGCCTACGGAGGCGTCGCTCAGGGCCGCTTCAGGAGGAGAAATCACGAAGATACACTGGGATCGCGCCTTCGCCGTCATCGGCATCAGCGATACGCGCGGCATCAAGCAGGATCTTGCGTTTGAATGGGATGGAGCAAGGCGGTCCTTTCTTCCCGGCACAAATCGCTCGCAGCTTTTCGCCACAGGCCTTCACAGCGCCATCCATCTCGACGGAAAAGGCGGAACGGCTCCCTTTAAGTTCAATCTGCAACTGCTTGGAAGTCGGTCCCTTTCGTTTACGCCGATCGGTAAATCGACGAACGTGAAGCTTGAAGGCGGATGGGGCGATCCGGGTTTTACGGGAGCGCTGCTTCCCGAACCGCGTACGATAACGGATAACCATTTTACCGCCGAATGGAACGCTTCCTATTACGGTCGCAGCTACGGACAGATACTGATCGATCCCGAGGCCGATGCATCGGGAGCCATAAGCGCCTCTTCTTTCGGCTTCCAGCTCATTCAAACCGTCGATCACTATCAGAAATCCGAACGTGCGGCGAAATACGGTATCCTGTTTCTTCTGTTAACGTTTACGGCCTTCTTTCTTTTTGAGATCTATACGGGATTGCGGCTGCATCCGCTTCAGTATTTGATGGTCGGCTCGGCGATGGTCGTCTTCTACCTGCTCTTCGTTTCGCTCTCTGAGCATGTCGTCTTCGTCGTCGCCTACCTGATCGCCGCACTTGCAACGACGGGGCTGATCAGCGCCTACGCCGCCGTGATTCTACGGAGTCGCAAACGTGCGGGCATTCTTGCCGGCTTGCTGGCCGCGCTCTACTCGTATCTGTATGTCGTCATGACATCTGAAGACAGCGCCCTGCTTCTCGGTTCGATCGCCCTGTTCGGCTTCCTCTCGCTTGTGATGTATCTGACCCGCAAGATCGACTGGTATGCGATGGGAAAAGCGGCTCCGGCAGGCGCTTTAAAATAA
- a CDS encoding methyl-accepting chemotaxis protein: protein MERFFRRTGIRVKLLIILGLLSLPYPVLMGLLIRQQNVAIRFAEKELLGAEFNRSLFQLFSRAESQGFVEAGELKDVDALNREMSEALKSGELWQALRPLLLAAGADERRQRFLELNTRVGDTSNLILDPDLDSYYVMDITTIRLPLLLKRLGEISERSDELLARGSITDSEREQLLLQESLLEEQLQGILHSQQTIFEYNPELRPAMIAAHGKFSTRMDAFRNRLEFLLLEEKADRAGRAAFEKARREAITGIVDFYITTSQLLVILLNKRIDGFVMQRNVTTGIVAVLIVTSVALTFLLIGSIIRPLREIGSRMNEIADGQGDLTSRLTEDLPDRDLSVLAAAFNRFVGRIRDIVLEARRLAGRQASSAGDLKSSSEHFGRDMQAEAATMEEISATMEEISASADQVAFSVEGTVQATHDLMKSMDRLSSILGQVTSLINRTSSLTDQTTEQANEGRQGMQSILETISNIQQSSALVDDIIMIIEEIAERINLLSLNAAIEAARAGEAGRGFAVVAQEVSRLADQTNSSINDIGNLIKENGERIERGSATIRTTVQTINDVIESVGNISRSVLEISALIPEEDRIKDMVNASAGDLLKRATGIEQSSIEQKSAILEITKAIASINDAVQRSARHSTHVLERAVDVDSDAGEMTKLVEKFRT from the coding sequence ATGGAGCGCTTTTTTCGCAGAACCGGCATTCGGGTAAAGCTGCTGATTATCCTCGGCCTTTTATCATTGCCGTATCCGGTTTTGATGGGCCTTTTGATACGGCAGCAGAACGTTGCCATTCGATTTGCCGAAAAAGAGCTGCTGGGGGCAGAGTTTAACCGGTCTCTTTTTCAACTGTTCTCCAGAGCCGAATCGCAGGGCTTCGTCGAAGCGGGCGAGCTCAAAGATGTGGACGCACTGAATCGGGAGATGAGCGAGGCGCTGAAGTCCGGCGAACTATGGCAGGCCCTTCGCCCCCTGCTGCTGGCTGCCGGAGCAGACGAGCGACGACAGCGTTTCCTCGAACTGAATACGCGCGTCGGCGATACGTCCAATCTCATCCTTGACCCTGACCTTGATAGCTACTACGTGATGGATATTACGACGATTCGCCTTCCTCTGCTTCTCAAGCGTCTGGGCGAGATCAGCGAACGAAGCGATGAGCTGCTTGCACGCGGAAGCATCACCGATTCGGAGCGCGAGCAGCTGCTTCTCCAGGAAAGCCTTCTCGAAGAACAGCTACAGGGCATCCTGCATTCGCAACAGACGATCTTCGAGTATAACCCCGAGCTGCGACCGGCGATGATAGCCGCCCACGGAAAATTCAGCACTCGTATGGACGCCTTCCGGAACCGGCTGGAATTTCTTCTGTTAGAAGAGAAGGCCGATAGGGCGGGAAGGGCGGCCTTTGAGAAAGCGCGGCGTGAGGCGATCACCGGCATCGTCGATTTTTACATTACAACGTCGCAGCTTCTGGTCATCTTATTGAACAAACGCATCGACGGGTTCGTCATGCAGCGAAACGTAACGACCGGAATCGTCGCCGTTCTCATCGTTACGAGCGTCGCCCTGACCTTTCTGCTCATCGGTTCCATTATACGACCGTTGCGCGAGATCGGAAGCCGCATGAACGAAATCGCCGACGGACAGGGCGATCTCACATCAAGGCTCACAGAGGATTTGCCCGATCGCGATCTATCGGTGCTTGCCGCCGCCTTCAATCGCTTTGTCGGGCGCATTCGCGATATCGTTCTTGAGGCGCGACGCCTCGCCGGCCGACAGGCATCGTCGGCAGGCGACCTGAAAAGTTCCTCGGAGCATTTCGGCCGTGATATGCAGGCCGAAGCGGCCACTATGGAAGAGATCTCGGCTACGATGGAAGAGATATCTGCCTCGGCCGATCAGGTCGCTTTTTCAGTCGAGGGAACGGTGCAGGCGACGCACGATCTGATGAAGAGCATGGACCGACTCTCGTCTATTCTCGGTCAGGTGACTTCGCTCATAAACCGAACATCGTCGTTAACCGATCAAACGACGGAACAGGCGAATGAAGGCCGACAGGGCATGCAGAGCATCCTTGAAACGATCTCAAACATCCAGCAGAGCTCGGCCCTGGTCGACGACATCATCATGATCATTGAAGAAATCGCCGAGCGAATCAACCTGCTTTCGCTGAACGCCGCCATCGAGGCGGCAAGAGCCGGCGAAGCAGGCCGGGGATTTGCCGTCGTCGCCCAGGAGGTCAGCCGTCTGGCCGACCAGACGAACAGCAGCATCAACGATATCGGCAATCTGATCAAAGAAAATGGAGAGAGAATCGAACGCGGTTCGGCGACGATCCGCACGACGGTGCAGACCATCAACGATGTCATCGAAAGCGTCGGCAACATCTCGCGAAGCGTGCTCGAGATCTCCGCTCTGATTCCAGAAGAAGATCGAATCAAAGATATGGTGAACGCAAGCGCCGGCGATCTGCTGAAACGAGCGACGGGCATCGAGCAATCTTCAATCGAACAGAAGTCGGCCATCCTCGAAATCACAAAGGCCATCGCCAGTATTAACGACGCAGTACAGCGCAGCGCCCGTCACTCCACGCATGTGCTGGAGCGCGCCGTCGATGTCGACTCCGACGCCGGCGAGATGACGAAGCTCGTCGAGAAGTTCCGCACCTGA